One Megalops cyprinoides isolate fMegCyp1 chromosome 17, fMegCyp1.pri, whole genome shotgun sequence DNA window includes the following coding sequences:
- the LOC118792675 gene encoding histone H2A-like: MSGRGKTGGKARAKAKTRSSRAGLQFPVGRVHRLLRKGNYAERVGAGAPVYLAAVLEYLTAEILELAGNAARDNKKTRIIPRHLQLAVRNDEELNKLLGGVTIAQGGVLPNIQAVLLPKKTEKPGKAK, encoded by the coding sequence ATGAGTGGAAGAGGGAAGACCGGCGGCAAAGCAAGAGCTAAGGCAAAGACTCGTTCATCCAGGGCTGGACTTCAGTTTCCTGTTGGTCGTGTTCACAGACTGCTACGAAAGGGAAACTATGCTGAGCGCGTTGGTGCCGGAGCTCCAGTGTACCTGGCTGCCGTGCTCGAGTATCTTACCGCTGAGATCCTCGAGTTGGCTGGAAATGCTGCTCGGGACAACAAGAAAACCCGCATCATTCCCCGTCACCTGCAGCTTGCGGTGCGTAACGACGAGGAGCTGAACAAACTCCTTGGCGGTGTCACTATCGCTCAGGGCGGAGTGTTGCCCAACATCCAAGCTGTCTTGCTCCCTAAGAAGACCGAAAAACCTGGCAAGGCCAAGTAA